The following are encoded in a window of Hippoglossus stenolepis isolate QCI-W04-F060 chromosome 10, HSTE1.2, whole genome shotgun sequence genomic DNA:
- the msl2a gene encoding E3 ubiquitin-protein ligase MSL2a — MNPVNATALYVSASRAVLQCDPRQPHTFAEMYTLLPFFRQSLACLVCGKLLQDPVSPTHAECQHYVCLGCKGQQMHIRPSCSRCKDYSCFQENKQLTLLVQCYRKLCLYVTHSPLLQLVSSHVEGSPEVMALLEEVLMSHEEDIETEDPSLAQADVNPSAPESLTPTEAPPVPAELSAVPQSSFSDPPCSNGPQECNGEVLEDLDPSSPELEVCELVEEQPQGGIPVSSTGCGGLELSLTTGPLAPSPGTVCSLRDGQSSSRELEEGEVLLLSVEEVLQTLDPLQPSRDPTHTLPDRTHTHSHIATDRTHTQMYIQLDAAHNYTQIQTDRTNTVASHGAHILTPSYNPPPAAKPPPVRLNRKRSRSESDREKVNPLPITSILQGSSSHLHTPNPSHPPHTQPPPPSLTVPAHTYSSLPNGAPPKPSRPAPIHSKGARKHVDPAHKKPHAKARSGGGSKTKDRSKDQRLMSGCLVPPAPARPPYKKPVEKKGCKCGRATQNPSVLTCRGQRCPCYSNRKACLDCICRGCQNSYMANGEKKLEAFAVPEKALEQTRLTLGINLTSITAAAALRNPPTSSIRANTLLNVATATGTPVTTAFLSPSPPQEPNYEDSLELLIG, encoded by the exons gTAAACTTCTCCAGGATCCCGTTTCCCCAACACATGCGGAGTGTCAGCATTACGTGTGCCTGGGCTGTAAAGGACAGCAGATGCACATCCGGCCGTCGTGCAGCCGCTGTAAGGACTATTCCTGCTTCCAGGAGAACAAGCAGCTCACCTTGCTGGTTCAGTGCTACAGGAAGCTTTGCCTATATGTAACTCATTCACCGTTGCTGCAGTTGGTCAGCAGCCATGTGGAAGGATCTCCAGAGGTTATGGCCTTGTTAGAGGAAGTGCTTATGTCACACGAAGAGGATATAGAAACAGAGGACCCAAGCCTGGCGCAGGCAGACGTGAATCCTTCTGCGCCTGAGTCACTTACCCCCACTGAGGCGCCACCTGTTCCTGCAGAGCTCTCGGCTGTACCACAGAGCTCCTTCTCTGACCCTCCCTGTTCCAATGGACCGCAGGAATGCAACGGAGAAGTGCTGGAGGATCTAGATCCCTCTTCTCCTGAGCTGGAGGTATGTGAGCTGGTAGAGGAACAGCCACAGGGAGGCATACCTGTCTCCAGTACTGGTTGTGGTGGTCTGGAACTGAGTCTGACCACTGGACCTTTAGCTCCAAGTCCAGGCACCGTGTGTTCTCTCAGGGATGGGCAATCAAGcagcagagagctggaggagggggaggtgttGCTGCTCAGTGTGGAGGAGGTCTTACAGACTTTGGATCCCCTTCAGCCGAGTCGAGatcccactcacacacttccAGACAGGACgcacactcattcacacataGCCACGGACAGAACGCACACTCAAATGTACATACAGCTCGATGCTGCTCATAACTACACACAGATTCAAACAGACAGGACTAACACTGTGGCGAGCCATGGTGCTCATATACTCACACCCTCCTACAATCCTCCTCCAGCCGCAAAGCCCCCGCCTGTCCGCCTTAACCGCAAACGCTCTCGTTCAGAGAGTGATAGGGAAAAGGTCAATCCCCTCCCCATCACCTCCATCCTACAGGGCTCGTCCTCACATTTACACACTCCAAACCCCTCTCATCCACCGCACACACAACCACCCCCGCCCTCTTTAACTGTACCAGCACACACGTACTCATCCCTTCCCAACGGGGCGCCTCCAAAGCCCAGCCGACCTGCCCCCATCCACAGTAAAGGTGCCAGGAAGCATGTCGATCCCGCCCATAAGAAGCCGCACGCCAAGGCCCGCAGCGGCGGGGGCTCCAAGACCAAGGACCGGAGCAAAGACCAGCGGTTGATGTCAGGCTGCCTGGTGCCCCCCGCTCCTGCCAGGCCTCCATACAAGAAGCCAGTGGAGAAGAAGGGCTGCAAGTGTGGCAGGGCCACTCAGAACCCCTCTGTGTTGACCTGCAGGGGGCAACGCTGTCCCTGTTACTCAAACCGCAAG GCATGCTTGGATTGTATCTGCAGAGGTTGCCAGAACTCCTACATGGCCAACGGTGAGAAGAAGCTCGAGGCCTTCGCCGTGCCGGAAAAAGCACTGGAACAGACGCGGCTCACGCTCGGCATCAACCTCACCAGCATCACGGCGGCCGCGGCGCTCCGCAACCCGCCGACCTCCAGCATACGAGCGAACACCCTCCTCAACGTGGCCACGGCGACGGGAACCCCTGTGACCACGGCCTTCCTGTCCCCGAGCCCCCCACAAGAGCCCAACTACGAGGACAGCCTGGAGCTGCTGATCGGATGA